Proteins found in one Clostridium kluyveri DSM 555 genomic segment:
- a CDS encoding TetR/AcrR family transcriptional regulator: MKNFLNLPVKKQKTIIDAALRSFAANGYKKTSVSDIATAARISKAMVFHYFGTKKSLYLYLIELCGNIITKEVNEKFDYTITDFFERIKLSSNIEIAIMRKHNAIPAFLTSMYFENDEEVKEDIRSILAKGEGFRNKIAFDGMDCSKFKEGIDPKLVMKMLLWLTDGYMNQLSSKIEIDYEGFFKEFEECMDLLRNNFYKEEYV; encoded by the coding sequence GTGAAAAATTTTTTAAATTTGCCTGTAAAAAAACAAAAGACAATTATAGATGCTGCACTTAGATCTTTTGCTGCCAATGGTTATAAGAAAACCTCCGTAAGCGATATTGCCACTGCTGCGAGAATTTCAAAAGCAATGGTATTCCATTACTTCGGTACAAAAAAATCCTTATATCTTTATTTAATTGAGCTATGCGGCAATATTATTACGAAGGAAGTTAATGAAAAATTTGATTATACCATTACTGATTTCTTTGAAAGAATTAAACTTTCATCTAATATTGAAATTGCGATTATGAGAAAACATAATGCAATTCCGGCCTTTTTAACAAGTATGTATTTTGAAAATGATGAGGAAGTAAAAGAAGACATAAGAAGCATTTTAGCGAAAGGAGAAGGTTTCAGAAACAAAATTGCTTTTGATGGTATGGACTGTTCAAAATTTAAAGAAGGTATTGATCCAAAGCTGGTTATGAAAATGCTTCTCTGGCTTACTGATGGGTATATGAATCAATTATCAAGTAAGATAGAGATTGATTATGAAGGCTTTTTCAAAGAATTTGAGGAATGCATGGATTTACTTAGAAACAATTTTTATAAGGAGGAATATGTATGA